Sequence from the Panicum virgatum strain AP13 chromosome 5N, P.virgatum_v5, whole genome shotgun sequence genome:
GCGGTGCAGCAAGTGCATCAAGAACAAATGCACAAACACCTGGTGCAGGCATAACAGATTTAGTCAGTAAGCAGTCTTAATTTGATTAAAGGGCAAACACATATGAAACTGAAGTTGTGCTGTTCTTGCCAGATAGAATAGCAGGCTGACTCGAGCAACAGGATGTCGCCACAAAAATCTTGTTGCACGGACAGCCCCTGTATCTAGAAGCTTCGCAGCCTTTTGTAGCTGGAACAAAGAATATGCATAGAAATAGATGTGAATATTGATGGCTCATTCCCCATCAATTTAAAAGGGTGTAGACCTTCCAATTTACACTGGTTATATCTACCTGCTGATTTGCTGTTGCCATGTGgcgatgatgaagaggaagaggccTACAATACCCATAGTTAATTGTCTAATATTGCTTGAATTCGCAAATATATGCAAACATTTAATACTGCATATCCTCAATTCTCATGAAATACAAGAATGATAACAGAAAACGCAACTTTCATGCATTGTAAAAAGCGCAACAGTTAACATACTCTAATGCCTTGATATCAGTATCTTCTTCCCACGACGATGCTGATCTACGAGTTGATTTGCTCCTTTCTGCTTCGATCTATCAAATGGTGGGCATTCATAATGGCAACAATATAAGAATTTCAGTAAAATGGTCTGGCAAaacagcaacagcaggagcATAAATTATCAACCTGCACTTCATGGAATTGTTTCAATGATTTCTCCAGTTGGAACTCCAATGCAGCCTTTTCACTGGCCATGGATTCCAAttgtgtttgtttgtggtacTGGAAAAAGGATGCATGCAGAATCAAGTTACTTCTCAATTGTTGAAAGCCAAGGATATATAGAAGAAACAGACAGGCTGATTGCATACCAGCAAGTCAGTTAGCTCACGATATCTCTTCTCTAGCTCAACATGCTCCTATAGCAAGAAACGTCCACAAAAGTAAGTGCTAGAATGGTATGGTAGTAGCAAACGATTATTAGCTTAATAAGATATTTAATAACCAAAATCTGAATGACTTGGTTAGGGCCCAGCAAAGTAATAACTATTTCACCTGTCTAGAATAATGCTCTGCATCTCTTCTCATTCCAGCCATTTCAACTCTCATCTTCTGCAACTCAGCCTGCATCATGAAAATTTGCAATGCATAAATACAAAACAATATCCATAGCAAATTGATTAGCATATCAATGTTTATGTTAAATAAAGTTTGAGAATTCTAGCTGAATGAAATACTGAATCTTTTTAGTTAGCTTATGAAATTACTGTCACCTCCAAGGATGATATCTTTGTCTCTGCATCTCGTTGGCTTTGGCGTGCACGCTCAACTTCTTCCTGCCATGCTTGCATCTGTTTTCACAAAAGTAAAAGATACAAACaccatgtcatatcatttttttttctttccaaagCAATATACATGCATGCAAGCAGGGGTTACTTTTAGAAACACTAGAAACCTGATCTTAAGACCTTGTGTAAACAAGAGGCATTCCACATCAAAGGCATGATGTACAAACAATTTTAAGTCCTGAAAGAATAAGATGATTCTTTATTTTCACCTGAAGAACTTGATTAGCTTCTTCTGAAGGCTTTTTCTGCGCACGGCGATTACGAGCTTCCATTTCCTGAAGTTCTTGTTGCAACGAAGCACATTCAACCTGAAATAACCAGAATATCATTAGTAACTAGGATAATGGAACAGCTATGACGTCAAAGTGTCATATACAAAACACAAAATGGAACAAAATTTACCTCAAGCACAGACACCTTGTGCTCCAATTCCAGTGCTCTTGATGAGCTTTGGTCAGCAGCTCTCTGGATGACAAAAGACGAGTTAAGATCAGTATTAGAGGATCGCCAATTATATTAAAAATTAGCTAGAAGCACTAAAACTGAGATCTGCATGCAACATTGGAAGTAGGATATGCATAACAATTAGGAAATACTGAATAGGAGCATTGAAGTTGATCAGTTACATGAATTTTACCAAGATTACGCCTCTTATTGTACTCATGTTGATGCTTCAAGTATAAACCTCTGAAatctaaatttgaatttatGTTTCCAACGTTCAAATAGCTATGAGGATCCAAGTGTTAATATTGCATAAGAAAACAAAGCATAATAGCACCTGAACAGGACAGCATGCCAAGAATTTTAATCTTACAAGTTCTTGAAGATTAACAGAACCAGGATGACCTTTCGTTGTTATATTGTGAATAAATATGGCACGAAACCTTAACAAGAACCAAACATTTGCTTAGCACCAAGGTGCTACTATCCGATAGTATCTGAATAGTTGGCTCCATAACTCTCGCATCCTTGCAACAAAGATCATAAGGATAGTTGTACCTCGTAAAATTACCTGGATTCTAGCAAGAGCATTTGATGCCTCAACAGCTCGATGTTCTAATTCTACTTCTCTCTCGACAGCAGCCTGTATTGTAACAGAAAGTGATTAGAATATAACACAAGTAACAATGGCGAATATGAAGTGCTGGAAAGACTGAACATGGACAAATTACCATTTTTGTGGCATTATGTGCAATGCGCTCTTCTTCAGCCCTACGCTCTGCAGTAGCAAGTTCCTCCCGTAAAGCCTAATTTAAACAGTGTGTTTGGAGGTTATGTATCTGATCAGCATCATGGGGACTGTGACAGAAACCATCTTTGCCTTACTAACCTGGATGACCCTGGTTTCAGTAAGTTCACGATTCCTCTTGAGACCATCCATATCTTCCTGGTTCAACAGACAGCAtggttatattaaaaaaattatattttttaagATTAATATCTATCTtttaaatgatattaatttttaCTAATTgaggattaaaataaaaaatgctCATAGCTACTCATACAGCTATATTGCTTCAGAAGTGAGAATGTAGCAAGCAGCGTCACATAATGAAAAAGTGGCATTATTTTCGAACTAGTAAAAAGTTTCCAATGACACCAGATATAAATCATAATCGATACACATTTCAGAATCAAGCAATAGTAGTGTAGAAGACCATTCCAGGTTTATAGCTCCTCTACTCAATTAGGGTACGGTACGGGCACTCGACTTGGGTTTTTATCTGGACTGTACGTGTGCCAACATGTCAAAGCAACCATATTATCAGGACAAGAATATCAAATCTGAGAGACGGCACCCTCTTTACCAGCACATGTCAaccaataaaaaatattaaagcCACAAGTAAATGAAGTGTTGAAATGTATTTACAGAAGCATGTACCACTCATCATAGGATGACAAGCTACTATCTAGTTTCCTTAGGCCTTAGTACACTCGCAATATTATGCTTATAGAAGAAATAATGAAAAGAGACTAATGTAAGATGAAACCTCTAAAGAAGCTAGCTTTTCTTCTGAAGCTGCTGCTCTTTTCTTCCAAGAGTCCAATGATTTAACAAGAGATTCAATCTCTGCGTTTTTTGCAGTCAAAGCATCAACCATATTCGACTCAGCTCTTGAACCTTCTACTCTGGACATTGATAATTCTTGCTGTAGTTGCTTTATGTGAACCTCATATGAGCTAGACTTCTCTCTCTGGCATGTTGTATAACATTGATGTATATTAGAAGAAAAGAATCAGCATGCAATTGGTTGGagataaatagaaaaaaatcaGAATAAAGTGTGCGGGCAATTGGACCTCTTGAACAAGAAGTTCCTCCAGCTGTGCGTTTTCAGACTTATACTCCTGGAGGCGGGATGAAAGTCCAGCACAAACCTATTGGTAGGttgaaaacaaacaaacaacttAACACAGATCTAGCCAACATAGATTACATAGTGAGGCAACTGAGCTTATGCTGATCCTTACCCGAGCTAACCTAGCTTCTTTTGATTGCCCAGTCTTAACAGCACTTTTTAACAATCCTTGAGCCTGCCAATGATAAACAGAACAAAATGTATTGTGGGAAAGGAACAAGTGAACATATTCACATATCAATCAGAACATTTTGGTCACTGTGATTCTGATGCTGCAACGTACCTCCTCAAGTTGGTCTTGTTCTTTGGCCGAAACTGAATCCGATTTCTGTCCTTGTTGATTTTCTATGctttctggtgaatctgaaacattctctttctttgattcttGCAGTTTGACAGTACCTTCTGTATTTGACAACTCAGACATATTCCTGTCCTGGATAACAGCCACAGCTGAGTCTCTCCCCTCCAAATTAACCACTGGACCAGTCTCAGCAGTCTGGTTACTACTGCTTGACTCACTTTTTTCATCTGGAACTGAAGAAGAGCTCTCGACAGCGATCTCTGAATTTCTGGAACGTGCAACAGCATCCACAGTGGGAGCTGCATCCTCAGAGTTTATCTTCATCGGCTGGACTTCAACCACATTATCAGCAACAGTCCCAGCCCCATTAGTCTTAAGATCATCAGTAGCGTTCTCTCCTTTCTCCAATGTATTCTCATTATTCATTACCTTAACATCAACTGGAGCAATTTCAGGTTCACTAGCACTGGTATCAACACTTGCTGAATCTGCTGGTGCTGAAGGCCTGATCTTCTCAATCTTCATCCGCTCTCGTGGCGGTTGCCTACTTTTCCTTTCCCTCTGAGCACTTGTCTTATTACCACCATCAGCAGGCGTGAGCTTCAATGGACCCTGCAATACAAATTTACAGCAAAGCCTGAACAGTGAGTCCAATGTTGTAATGTGTAAAGAAACAAGCTATGCTCAAGAAGGATATTAAGTAGCGACCTTCTCCCTCGGTTTTCCCTTCTTCCCATCCACTTCTTGGCTATTTGATCCTTCACAAACAAACATTAGACGAATACAGATTAGACCACCCGCCAAATGGCTAAACGTGCACCGTATAAACCAAGAAGGCACGCTACCTGAAGGTTGAGAGGTAGACTGCTCATCCGACAACTCAGTTGCCACAATCTTGGCCCTCCGGTCGACGACTTCGAGCAAGTCTATTGCAAATGAACacaacttttaaattccatTGCAAACATTTACAGCGTAATCAAGCAGGCAATGAGACAGTGATGGGTTCAGTTGGTTGAAATTGGGCACACCAGAATGATCAAACAGAGCACACTAATAAAGCCAAATCGTAAGGAGCTAATCCTAGTCTTACAAATTAATCAGTGTTGGGATAGTACGAGAGTTGTGGGATGGGGGAGGGGGACGGCAGATCttcgccggcgaggaggggtGGATCTGGGTGCGCGGCGAGAGAGGGCATGAGAGGTCGAGGGGGTGCGTACCTTCGGCGACCTTGAGCCAGGAGGCCATGGCGGGAGGGAGTTGGCGGGTAGCCCGCTGGTGGCGCAGTGTGACGGCGAGCGAGCTCGATGAATTGGCCGGTGTGAGATCTCCGGCCGCGGCAGTGGGGTTCTAAGGTGTCGCCATGGTTGGTAGCGTGGCGGGGTAAGGTTCGCCCGGACCAACCGGTCAGTTCTATTAGTAATAAGTAACATTCTACCATGACCTAAATATACAAGCCCGTCTAGCTCAGTCGGTAGAGCGCAAGGCTCTTAACCTTGTGGtcgtgggttcgagccccacggtgggcgttcgatttttttttctcgttAGCGTACTCTTTTCATCTTCTGCCTTCTCTTACTTTGGCTTGCTGATTCTCCTTTTTGTGAGTGCGAACGAGTATACTTCAAAAATTATTGAACCCCTGTTAACCCGTACAATCACGGAGGAGAATGTAAAAAAAGCGTTACCGAGCGTACTGTATAGAAGCATGGGCCTGCTTTATCCTTTGTCATCTTGATCGTAAATTGTAACATTATAATGGTCAAGCTTTTGCTCAGTGTAATATGAACCTCATTTGTAAACTCGAATCTGATTTTATTTTTGGCAGATGTTAACGCTGCTAGGTTTCGAGCCCAAGAGCTGGTGGAGCAATCCAGAGCCGCATATGCGAGAGCGATCAGTGGCATCACAAGACCCACTCCCGGTCCAAGAGGAGTTCGCCCCCCATGCCGCTTGTCTTCGTCTCCGACGACTCCCGCAGTAGGATACGGCCTCCCCCAACCCACTGCCGCCATCATCTcggctgccccccccccccccccccccccccccccccccccctatcgCGAGGTAGAAAACGAACAGCACCGGAGCGGCTCAAGTGCAGTGATCGTGGATCTCCTTCTACGGCGAAACGCAATGCACCTACGCACATGACTCCTAACATTAGCGAAGAGCTGAAACAGCTTCAGCCTGACAACCAACTTCAAGATCTGCCCTGACAAGACAAGGAGATTGTCTGTGGGCTTCTTGATATGTGTCAGGTTCACATGGACTAAGAGGGCCGTAttcctcctctctttttttacgGAGAATGGACTATGCATTAGTGAGCTAGTCGATGTAAAAATTTattagaaaggaaaaaagtTATATTTACCTCCGTTAAATATAGGTCGAGTTACGTTTCCACTCTGAACTCGAAAATCGGGTATTTTGGATCCTCAGACTCGTGATATCGGACAAATGACTTCCTTGAGTGGTTTCTCTTAgttgttttccttttccttttatatttattttgtataaatCTTTGAGAAATTGTAGTAAataacaaaaaatatataatagaACATGGACttcacatgagtagatctatgcagtgaacatatgatatgatataatttagtaattttttacttttagatatatattttctataattaatttgtaTCTACATTTTTCTTGGCTtgattatggtgaaatttttatggtagtctaatcattatatgattaagttgtagtaaaaatttcatgctcAATAGATTACGTATGCCTGAGTTATAGATTCAAGAGTTAATACTATATCAGACTTTACATGATTCAATAAGCATGAAAGTTTCACTACAGTTCAAGAATATAATTATTAGCCCAACataaaattttaccataatTGGACTACATAGATATACTCATGTGGTGTCCAACAacattggattttctattttatgatttttacttgatttactataatttcTCGAAGATTTATCTAAaacaaatataaaagaaaagaaagaaaaccacTTAAGTAGGCCATTTGTTCAGTATCGCGAGTCTGAGGAGCCAAAATACCCAATTTTCAAGTTCAGAGTGGAAATATAAACTCATGCCACAGTTTAGGAAGGTaaataggattttttttttcagttacAAATACATTCCCACTAATAGGAACAATCAGACCAATGATTGACCCCCCAAGCTTTTTTCCTCCAGCAAAGGGAAAGCAGGTGCGCGTCTCCTGAATTCCTCTTTGCTACCGCGCGCAGCCTCGCTGCCGCTGGAGCAGAACGCTCACGCATGCATGCAGCACACGCAGGAAACAACCAAGAAAGCAAACGGCGCACAAAATGAAAAATGCTGTCGTGGCGACGCTGGGTGACCGCCGCGGGCGCCAACATGAGTGAAAGATGCCATCGGCAGGCTGTTTCAGAGATCACGATGTGCATATATACCGCCAACCCCCGTAGCAGCCGTGCGACACCATCCATATCTAACACGATCATCAGATAGCAAGCAGCTCTACGGCCAAGGCGACAAccatggcggccgcggcccGTCTCCTCACGCTCTGCGCCGCTCCTAGTACATGCccactcctctcctcccctcgcTCCCGGCAGACCAACTCCGTGCCGGCAACGGCAACGGCACGGCGCAACCCCGCACGCCCCGTGAAGGCGACCACGCGGCCGCAGGAGGCCGCAGCAGCACGAGACGGCGGCACGGAGCTCTCCGCGTGGGCCAGCGTCCGGCAGGAGCGGTGGGAGGGCGAGCTGCCCGTCGAAGGACGCCTCCCTGACTGGCTGGTACGGTACAACTCCCACTCCGCCGGTAACAACGCCTTCTCGATTCGTTCGCGTGCTTACACCTAAGCCCACCCTGCTGCCGTTCATGTGTGCGCGGCAGAGCGGCACGTACCTGAGGAACGGGCCGGGGGCTGTGggacgtgggcggcggcggcggcgcgttccaCCACCTGTTCGACGGCTACGCCACGCTCGTCCGCGTCTCCTTCCGGCAGGGCCGCGCCACGGGCGCGCACCGGCAGATCGAGTCGGACGCGTACGTGTCCGCCGTGGCGAGAGGCGCCCCCGTCCTGCGCGAGTTCTCGCAGTGCCCCAAGCCCGGGAGCCTGCTGGACCGCGTGGGCAACGCCGTCGGGATCctcagcggcgcggcgctcaCGGACAACCCCAACAGCGCCGTGCTGCCGCTCGGGGACGGCCGGGTGCTGTGCCTCACCGAGACCACCAAGAGCTCCGTCCTGGTCGACCCGGAGacgctcgccacggtcggcaAGCTCAGGTACGCCGACGGCCTCGGCGGcacgatgatgatgatccagTCCGCGCACCCGATCATGACCGAGTCCGAGCTCCTGACGGTGCTCCCCGATCTCGCCCGCCCGGGCCACCTCGTCGTCCGGATGGCGGCCGGGAGCGACGAGAGGGAGGTGATTGGCAGAGTGGACTGCCGCGGGGGGCCGACCCCGGGGTGGATGCACTCGTTCGCCGTCACGGAGAACTACGTCGTCGTGCCGGAGATGCCGCTCCGGTACTCGGCCAGCAGCCTGATCAAGTGCGAGCCCGCCCCGTACTACGCCTTCGAGTGGCTCCCGGCGTCCGGCAGCTACATGCacgtcatgtgcaggtccaccGGGAAGACGGTAAGCTAGCTAGCTCGTGCCTTGAAGTATAGGTGGCGAGCGTCGAGGTGCCGCCGTTCCTGGCGATCCATTACATCAACGCGTACGAAGAGAGAGGCGAGGACGACGGCCCGGCTGCCGCGGTCGTCGTAGACTGCTGCGAGCACTACGGCGATCCCGCCATCATCGAGACGCTTGTCCTCCACAGGCTGAGATCGTTCAGGGACCAGGACGTGCTGCCAGACGCCAGGTACCACACGATGTACATACACATATGGTTGTCACATTGTGGCAGCCGATGCGTCAACACCTCCTGCCTTCTCGAGAGTAACAGTTTCCTGACGACGAtgtgccgcgcgccgccggcaggGTGGGTCGGTTCAGGATACCGCTGGACGGCAGCCCGTTCGGCGAGCTCGACACGACGCTGGACCCGGAGGAGCACGGCCGGGGAATCAACATGTGCAGCATCAACCCCGCCTACCTCGGCAAGAGGTACCGGTACGCCTACGCCTGCCGTGCCCGCCGGCCGTGCAACTTCCCCAACACCCTAACTGTTGGGGGCGCCACCTTCGGCCATCGACCGAAGGCCCGCGCGCAATTTGAATGCAACGACAAGGTCTTCTGCCGGCTCGGCAAGCCGAGCAGTCGAAGGGCCTCAAGCTTCGGGCGAAGAGTGACGAAGACCAAGGTGCCTACGGCGAAGACCGAGGCGCCAAAGGCGAAGACGAAGATAAGCGAATAGTGGCGAAGACCAAGGCGCATACGGCAAAGACCGAGGCGACAAAGGCGAAGGCAAAGATaagcgaagagaggcgaagaccaAGGCGCCTACGGCGAAGACCAGGGCGCAGATTGCGAAGTTGAAGACCAGCAAAGGAAGGCATCGGAGAGTAAGCGCTTCGGAAGCCGCGAAGGGAATCTTGTTCACCAAATGGTGATGAGCGAGTCTGGGCCCAATGGGCTGTAATGGGCCCAATAGTCAGAAGAGGTTCGGATGTAATTTACCAAAGGATGTAAAAATACGGTTGTACCCCGGAAATATTTTGGGAATATAGTTGTTAGGGGGCATTATTGTGTAATAACGGAGGGTGGTAGGTGAAccgtcacctataaataccgACCCCTGTATATTGATGGGGGGATTGGAAGACAGAGAGAATCCTTCTTACTGTGCGAAGCCCTGTTTCTGAATTGGAGTTGTTCTCTTCGACTGGTGCGCTCTTACCTCACTGTTGTGGTGTTTGTCCATTTTGGaggcactctccaccaacagtttggcgcccacccgtcgGTTCGACACACCACGCCACACCACATGGCGGCGAAGAATAAGGGAGACGCTACTACCACTTCGACAGACACGACAACGACGACGACACCTCTGCAAGACGAAGCTGCCGCCGGGCAAGAGCCCGCAACCGGCAACGAAGACATCACCGTCGAAGACATCGCAGAAGGACAACACGAAGTCGATCTGCTGGACCTTGGCATCTCTGCCTAAGACATCGCTGCAATGCGAAGGGTTGATGCTCGCCTCGAAGAGGCGCGAAGAGCCAAGAGACAAGTTCTTCAGGAAGAAACTACGGAGCCTCAAATTATCACGAGGGCGAAGGGGAAGGAAATAATGTTGACTGAAGCAGAAAGGcaagagcagtacaacaagCTGCAAGAAAAAGAGCTCTGCTGCAAGGCGTTGCAAGAGAAGATCAGAGCACAACGACTGCTGCTCGAAAAAATGCAGGCACTgcagccgccgcagccactGCCGAAGGGCACGGTCGCAACGAACCCACCAGGACATGCACCATCAAGGGTCCGAACAAGGACTATACCAATCGAAGAGATCTCTGACCAGTCTGAGCCAGAGGAGGAAGGATATTATCGAAGGGGCCACCCGCGAAGAACGCCATTGTCCAAAGAGCTGGAAGATACAATGGCCTCATCGTCTCAACCCAGCAGTACTGCCTCAGTTTGACGGTGAGTCAGACCCCGAAGAGTTCCTCCTGAAGTGCCACCATAGAGATAGCCGGAGGAGGCACAACATGCAAGGCGAAGGCACTTGTCCTCGCGCTGCGAGGACTGGCCCAGTGATGGTATGCAAACATACCCCCAGGAAGCATTCTATCATGGAACCAGCTTCGTTCCCAGTTGCGCTCAAGTTTTCGAGCCGTCAGgcccgacgaagtcacatccTGCGACTTCCATAACttgaagcaaggaagcatgacttTATAGGAGTACCTTCAGAGTTTGATAAAGCTTCGCGCAAGAGGGCCAGATGTCACCGACCAGAGCATTATTGACTCAGTAGTCAATGGGATCAGCCTCGGCCCATGCGGGGAGTACTTAACCCGACGAAGGCCGAAGACAGTTACCAAATTGttcgagataatgcaagaatattgcatatccTACCATGCGAAGAGGCAGAAACTCGAAGAAATGAATGAGAAGAGGAAGTCAAGGAACAGCGAGAGGTCGCACTAGAAGCCATGGCATTCCGACCAGTCGAAGCAGAAAACTGTCAATAGcgtctccgaggaggagtcACGCGAAACCAGGCACCACAAGAACAAGAGTGGCAGAGATCACCGCGAAGATAGATCTAGCCGTGAAGATAGATCTAGCCGCGAAGACAGGTCCAACCATGATAACAGGTCCAACCGCGAAGACAGATACAATCGCGAAGACCGCTACCAGAAAGGCCGAAGAGAAAAGGGGGGCCGAAGGGAAAAACCACCATTTTGCTATTTCCATGGCAAGGACCAAGGTCATTGGACCAATGAATGCCCAATCGCAATTGAAACGAAGGCAGAGCTCGAACGCAAAAATACACAGTCAGCAAAACCAGTAAATTACACTTCGCAACCACCGCATCAAGTTCCCCTTCCACCCACCACTTGGACCCCAACACCAAATTGGCCAGTATCATACCCAGTCTACAACTACAACCCATCATACACACCTCCAACGTCATTGCCTTCGCAACAATCCATGCCACCACCTTCGCACCAGCCGATGCCGATGCTACCCGCTCCGCAGTACGCCAACACATGGTCAAGGAGCTCCACGCCTTTACCCCCACCACCGAAGCTCAAGCCAGGACAGATACCGGAAAGAGCAGGCGACGGACCCTCTGGCAGCATGGTTAACATCATCAACGCCATCTCCGGAGGATCCAATGAACCGGTGCATGAGACGAAGAGGCAGCGCAAAGAATACTCCAGAACTGTCTCTCATGTGAGCGAAGGCAAATGCTTCCGAACTCCGTGGTCGCATGTCCCGATAACCTTCACATAGGTAGATCTTCGGCTGCAACACTACCCTCACAATGATCCCCTTGTCATCAGAGCCAACATTGGCAAGAATTCAGTACACTTCGCTGGGAATGATGTCGGAAGGATCTTGGTTGACAATGGCAGCTCCGCAGACATTCTAGTATGGCAGTGCTTCGTCAAGATGGGGTTCACAGAGCAAGCTCTGAAGAAATTGCAGTACCCTCTCATTGGCTTCGGAGGCAAGAGAATCGAGGCCCTCGGCAAGATAGAGCTCAACGTCACGTTCAGCGAAGGGGTCACACAAAGAACAGAAACaataaccttcgatgtggtgGACATCAACTATCCctacaatgccatcttcggccgcaacACGCTGGTGAAGTTTGCAGCTGTAATCCATCAACCGTATCTATGCATGAAGATACCTTCGGCAGGGGGAGTCGTGACCGTCTACGGCAATCAAGAAGAAGCGCGTTGGTGCGAAGATAATGCGTACAGCACCAACAAGACTGTGCATGCCATTGAGGCGTCCTTAGAGGACACAAAAACATTTGTTGCTGAGGACATGCGAAGAGACCATAAAAACGAAGGGGTCTCACCAGCAGAACATACAAAGAAGGTACCGTTATGCGAAGATGTGCCTGATCGTATGGTGATCATCGACAATGAGCTCGAGGAGCACGAAGAGGCAAGACTCATATAGTTTCTGAGGAACAATCAAGACGTCTTCGCATGGTCTTCGTCGGACCTGCGAGGATTCAGTcgagaagtcattgagcatacgCTTACAGTCAACCCAAAGGCAAAACCGATAAAGCAGGGGCAGAGGTCAATGTCCgaagaaaggaagaaagcaGCACATGGTGAGGTGCAGAAGTTGCTAGACGCAGGCGTCATTCGTGAGGTGCAATACCCAGAGTGGTTGGCAAATATTATCATGGTACCGAAGAAGAATGGGAAATATAGAATGTGCATCGACTTCACCAACCTTAACAAGGCTTGTTCGAAGGATGAATAACCTTTGCCTCGCATCGACACATTGGTCGATGCGGCGGCTGGCTCAGAAATGCTGAGCATGCTGGATTGCTTCTCCGGCTATCACCAGATTTTCATGAATAAGGGGGACGAAGAGAAAACCAGGTTTACCACTCCCTTCGGGACATACTGTTACATCAGGATGCCAAAA
This genomic interval carries:
- the LOC120673642 gene encoding golgin-84-like; its protein translation is MASWLKVAEDLLEVVDRRAKIVATELSDEQSTSQPSGSNSQEVDGKKGKPREKGPLKLTPADGGNKTSAQRERKSRQPPRERMKIEKIRPSAPADSASVDTSASEPEIAPVDVKVMNNENTLEKGENATDDLKTNGAGTVADNVVEVQPMKINSEDAAPTVDAVARSRNSEIAVESSSSVPDEKSESSSSNQTAETGPVVNLEGRDSAVAVIQDRNMSELSNTEGTVKLQESKKENVSDSPESIENQQGQKSDSVSAKEQDQLEEAQGLLKSAVKTGQSKEARLARVCAGLSSRLQEYKSENAQLEELLVQEREKSSSYEVHIKQLQQELSMSRVEGSRAESNMVDALTAKNAEIESLVKSLDSWKKRAAASEEKLASLEEDMDGLKRNRELTETRVIQALREELATAERRAEEERIAHNATKMAAVEREVELEHRAVEASNALARIQRAADQSSSRALELEHKVSVLEVECASLQQELQEMEARNRRAQKKPSEEANQVLQMQAWQEEVERARQSQRDAETKISSLEAELQKMRVEMAGMRRDAEHYSRQEHVELEKRYRELTDLLYHKQTQLESMASEKAALEFQLEKSLKQFHEVQIEAERSKSTRRSASSWEEDTDIKALEPLPLHHRHMATANQQLQKAAKLLDTGAVRATRFLWRHPVARVSLLFYLVFVHLFLMHLLHRLQDFASREGTSGMGDLANANLP